From one Triticum urartu cultivar G1812 chromosome 3, Tu2.1, whole genome shotgun sequence genomic stretch:
- the LOC125549430 gene encoding uncharacterized protein LOC125549430 yields the protein MMPDRRGATLLEDLPEDIIHKILVRLPSKDVGRCRAVSTSWCTATSTPKFMLDHHQLQPSLPIIDGRGLPTNFVLFHSAGTNQQLWPFSRCLKHHSEVCLHGACDGFLVISWLHQFYICNPVIHTHALLPQPHVEHALYNTIIGFYQHLPTQEYRVLWVSEPWHPYKSSLHVLTVGSNVMRHISVRMETLAPPSMEKQQQLLKGLRSKSCCPPSVHHRGSLHWCPYDATEIGGHSSDIIVFDTEVESFRWMRSPTQLCHHRKLFDMNGTLAFWGSLTPSLTAMDVWAMQDDVWTFKYQIDVSTLEVTRQLYSTSFKKKRRTPLDSTVQWLDDMVVLNDRELLIMFNSKHVLRCDIDGNFLGMVNIGKSQYCMMLNHCRLKESIIPIPSH from the coding sequence ATGATGCCGGATAGGAGAGGCGCGACCCTGCTAGAGGACCTCCCCGAGGATATCATCCACAAGATACTCGTCCGGTTGCCGTCCAAGGACGTCGGCCGCTGCCGAGCCGTCAGCACATCATGGTGCACTGCCACATCGACGCCCAAATTCATGCTCGACCACCACCAGCTCCAGCCCTCGCTCCCCATTATTGACGGCCGGGGGCTGCCCACTAATTTCGTCCTCTTCCACTCCGCCGGCACCAACCAACAGTTGTGGCCTTTCTCCCGGTGCTTGAAACACCACTCCGAGGTTTGTCTTCATGGCGCCTGCGATGGCTTCCTCGTCATCTCCTGGCTGCACCAATTCTACATCTGCAATCCGGTTATCCACACTCATGCTCTCCTACCCCAGCCTCATGTTGAGCACGCCCTCTACAACACCATAATTGGTTTCTACCAGCACCTTCCAACTCAAGAATACAGGGTGCTCTGGGTCTCGGAACCATGGCACCCGTATAAATCCAGCTTGCACGTTCTCACAGTGGGATCCAATGTGATGAGGCATATCAGCGTCAGAATGGAAACACTTGCACCGCCATCCATGGAAAAACAACAGCAGTTACTCAAGGGATTGCGCTCTAAGTCCTGCTGTCCACCATCAGTGCATCACCGTGGCAGCTTGCACTGGTGTCCTTATGATGCCACTGAGATTGGGGGACACAGCTCAGACATTATTGTGTTCGACACAGAAGTCGAGTCATTCCGGTGGATGCGCAGTCCCACCCAGCTGTGCCATCATAGAAAGCTGTTCGACATGAACGGCACACTTGCTTTCTGGGGCAGCTTGACTCCCAGCTTGACCGCTATGGATGTCTGGGCGATGCAGGATGACGTCTGGACATTCAAGTACCAGATTGACGTGTCAACGCTGGAGGTAACACGACAACTTTATTCAACCTCTTTTAAAAAGAAAAGGAGAACACCACTTGATTCAACAGTGCAATGGCTCGATGATATGGTTGTGTTGAACGACCGTGAGCTGCTGATCATGTTTAACAGTAAACATGTATTGCGCTGTGACATTGATGGCAACTTCTTAGGAATGGtgaacataggaaagagtcaatattgTATGATGCTTAATCACTGCCGCCTCAAAGAGAGCATTATTCCAATTCCATCCCACTAG